In Mastomys coucha isolate ucsf_1 unplaced genomic scaffold, UCSF_Mcou_1 pScaffold5, whole genome shotgun sequence, one genomic interval encodes:
- the Mien1 gene encoding migration and invasion enhancer 1, with product MSGEPGQVSVVPPPGEVEAGSGVHIVVEYCKPCGFEATYLELASAVKEEYPGIEIESRLGGTGAFEIEINGQLVFSKLENGGFPYEKDLMEAIRKASNGEPLEKITNSRPPCVIL from the exons ATGAGTGGGGAGCCGGGGCAGGTGTCCGTAGTGCCCCCTCCcggggaggtggaagcaggcagTGGAGTCCACATCGTGGTGGAGTACTG taaACCCTGCGGCTTTGAGGCGACCTACCTGGAGCTGGCGAGCGCCGTGAAGGAGGAGTATCCGGGCATCGAGATTGAGTCGCGACTCGGGGGGACAG GGGCCTTCGAGATTGAGATCAATGGACAGCTGGTGTTCTCCAAGCTGGAGAATGGGGGGTTTCCTTATGAAAAAGAC CTCATGGAAGCCATCCGAAAAGCCAGCAATGGAGAACCCTTAGAAAAGATCACCAACAGCCGGCCACCCTGTGTCATCCTGTGA